A single genomic interval of Pyrobaculum arsenaticum DSM 13514 harbors:
- a CDS encoding PaRep2b protein, with product MVAKYGIAAEKVNVVEDKMRIFFSREYAAEAFAEAWDELSWLWRFDRKQELYADHLFKKLQHVREYVEKHMRIEHVIRGAKATVYFKDVAGNEIAHINISWDGKSLHAAFGGARKKAERLVAILNALGADVEAREHGGTWYVQLYTGSITAIRCPELLEAVSALAGELYKSKKIAKEQRGRLLREIEAGPNVVEVAGVELNVNLKEEEIKSGASKRLMIIYEPTSPEAFDAAVKALKEAGFVEGVHFTAKKPEKEERGFISLKVPSGLWKLEELRRQGVKLAERAVSRLEEMAKARGFYDLVEEHLRPAKEVETIDPREMVAEDPERGVKAVIRDVKVEWENGRPRVEVEYEVNGDVKSLSFIWGVDKGGAVRAGVGLNNEKAAVFSTITCDEKLKGKKGVATLTAKHIFALAKYKGVGWQLLRWYAEVMNM from the coding sequence ATGGTAGCGAAGTACGGCATAGCCGCAGAGAAAGTGAACGTCGTGGAGGATAAGATGAGGATATTCTTCAGCCGCGAATACGCCGCCGAGGCGTTCGCGGAGGCGTGGGACGAGCTGTCTTGGCTGTGGAGGTTTGACAGAAAGCAGGAGCTGTACGCCGACCACCTATTTAAGAAGTTGCAACACGTAAGAGAATACGTGGAGAAGCACATGAGGATCGAGCACGTCATAAGGGGAGCCAAGGCGACCGTCTACTTCAAGGACGTAGCCGGGAATGAAATAGCCCACATAAACATTAGTTGGGACGGCAAGAGCCTACACGCCGCTTTTGGCGGCGCTCGCAAGAAGGCGGAGAGGTTAGTCGCAATACTAAACGCCCTCGGTGCCGACGTGGAGGCTAGGGAGCACGGCGGGACTTGGTATGTTCAGCTGTACACCGGCTCCATCACGGCCATCCGCTGCCCCGAGTTGCTGGAGGCGGTTAGTGCTCTTGCGGGGGAGCTGTACAAGAGCAAGAAGATCGCTAAGGAGCAGAGGGGCCGGCTTCTTAGGGAGATAGAAGCCGGTCCCAACGTCGTGGAGGTAGCCGGCGTTGAGCTAAACGTGAACCTAAAAGAGGAGGAAATTAAAAGCGGCGCATCTAAGAGACTGATGATAATATACGAGCCGACTTCTCCCGAGGCCTTCGATGCCGCAGTCAAGGCGCTGAAGGAGGCAGGCTTTGTGGAGGGGGTGCACTTCACCGCCAAGAAGCCTGAGAAAGAAGAGAGAGGCTTCATCAGTCTGAAGGTGCCGTCCGGCCTTTGGAAGCTTGAGGAGCTGAGGCGGCAAGGCGTAAAGTTGGCTGAAAGGGCCGTAAGCCGCCTTGAAGAAATGGCAAAGGCGAGAGGCTTCTACGACCTCGTCGAGGAGCATCTGAGGCCGGCGAAGGAGGTCGAGACCATAGACCCCAGGGAGATGGTTGCGGAGGACCCGGAGAGGGGAGTTAAAGCAGTGATAAGGGACGTAAAGGTGGAGTGGGAAAACGGCAGGCCGAGGGTGGAGGTAGAGTACGAAGTAAACGGCGACGTGAAGTCCCTCTCCTTCATCTGGGGCGTGGATAAAGGCGGAGCGGTCAGAGCCGGCGTGGGACTGAACAATGAGAAAGCCGCCGTGTTCTCCACCATAACATGCGACGAAAAGCTGAAAGGAAAGAAGGGCGTGGCGACGCTTACAGCTAAGCACATATTCGCCCTAGCCAAGTACAAAGGCGTCGGCTGGCAGTTGCTGAGATGGTACGCCGAGGTGATGAACATGTAG
- a CDS encoding ATPase domain-containing protein, with product MKLRGVTLVYGPPGAGKTTFAAHYVYHNYDKVFWVSAFEDEATFRSNMSALGYNFGEGLVYWEAPLADPEPFFDTLVNSVIKERPGVLVIDSITEFLGSGNIDIIHNVVYRVIKQSGIDVIVTAEKEVAEKVAYVADNVIELVYDVRPYGAYREMVVRKIRGGRAGYAVPYIIAEGLGFVLFKTEPSEAKPTEPIETGTCLDIATGGLYIGVLHAVVGHMGSGKTWLMLKAANSLAQRGKKVAFISIMAGGQVYAGKFGVPAVGVDPNLEELLTHLYKMTGEKYDAVFIRGLELMKTMYGKESLYVFLKVLHNIAKRGTAFVISLRSVEDFDMFFDVIIETKRGVINAARAPGGQVGVDVQC from the coding sequence ATGAAGTTGCGAGGGGTCACCTTAGTATACGGGCCGCCCGGCGCGGGGAAGACCACTTTTGCGGCTCACTACGTCTACCACAACTATGACAAGGTGTTTTGGGTCTCTGCTTTCGAGGACGAGGCCACATTTAGAAGCAACATGTCGGCGTTGGGCTACAATTTCGGAGAGGGGCTTGTATACTGGGAGGCGCCTCTTGCGGATCCCGAGCCTTTCTTCGATACCTTAGTAAACTCTGTCATAAAAGAAAGGCCAGGCGTCCTTGTCATAGACTCTATCACAGAATTTCTAGGTAGCGGTAATATTGATATTATCCACAACGTGGTGTATAGGGTAATTAAGCAGAGCGGCATCGACGTGATTGTCACCGCTGAGAAGGAGGTTGCCGAGAAAGTCGCCTACGTAGCGGATAACGTTATCGAGCTTGTCTACGACGTAAGGCCCTACGGCGCGTATAGAGAGATGGTGGTGAGGAAGATAAGAGGGGGGAGGGCTGGGTACGCCGTGCCGTATATAATTGCTGAGGGACTTGGCTTTGTACTCTTCAAGACTGAGCCATCTGAGGCGAAGCCGACTGAGCCTATAGAGACTGGGACTTGTCTAGACATAGCAACCGGCGGGTTGTACATAGGCGTTTTGCACGCCGTCGTTGGTCACATGGGTTCTGGCAAGACTTGGCTTATGTTAAAAGCCGCCAACTCCTTGGCGCAGAGGGGGAAGAAAGTCGCGTTTATTAGCATAATGGCCGGCGGTCAAGTGTATGCGGGGAAATTCGGCGTGCCGGCTGTAGGGGTTGACCCGAATCTTGAGGAGTTGCTGACACATCTCTACAAAATGACTGGAGAGAAATACGACGCCGTGTTTATACGTGGTCTCGAATTAATGAAGACTATGTATGGCAAAGAGAGCTTGTATGTATTTTTAAAAGTTTTACATAACATAGCTAAGAGAGGTACAGCTTTTGTAATTTCTCTACGTAGCGTCGAGGATTTTGATATGTTCTTCGACGTTATTATAGAAACAAAGAGGGGGGTTATAAACGCGGCGAGGGCGCCCGGCGGCCAAGTCGGCGTAGATGTACAGTGCTAG